Genomic segment of Candidatus Neomarinimicrobiota bacterium:
ATGTGGAAAGCATTGATACTGTCAGCAAATACACAGGTATGGATCTGGACCTGGTTTTAGCGACAGAAGCAGATATTGAATATGCGGTGGAAGTCTATTACGGAAAGTCTAAAAAAATGGAAGGACTCTCCGAAGACAATATTGAATTTGAAATTGAAGAGATCGAGCGCCAGCGGGAGGAAGCCAAGGATGAGGAAAATATTGGTAATTCCAAGGTGATCGAGGCGGTGAATACCATGCTAACCCAGGCCATTGATATGGGGGTGAGTGATATTCACTTTGAACCCCGGGAAAAGGATGTACGTATCCGTTTTCGTGTAGACGGGACCCTCTTTGAGAATTACACCCTTCCCAAGACCTTCCAGGCTTCGGTGGCATCCCGCCTGAAGGTTATGTGCAATATGGACATTTCGGAAAACAGGAAACCCCAGGACGGCCGAATCCGCTTTAAAAAGGATAATAAACGGGTCAGTCTTCGTGTATCCACCTATCCTACCTATTTCGGTGAAAAAATCGTGATGCGACTTTTGGACAAAGAGAAGAATCAGATTGATCTGAAAGATATGGGATTCAGCCGGGAAGTGCTTCAGCAGTGGCTCGACCTCATCCGCATGCCCAACGGGATTATCCTGGTGACCGGCCCCACGGGGAGTGGTAAAACAACTACCCTGTATTCCACTCTGAGCACCCTGAATACGGTTTCAAAAAATATTATTACGGTGGAAGATCCCATTGAATACGAACTGGACGACATCAATCAGGGACAGGTGAATCCTAAAATCGGGGTCACCTTTTCATCCGCCCTGAGAGCCATCCTGCGCCAGGACCCGGATATTATCATGATTGGTGAGCTTCGGGATCAGGAAACAGTGGAACTGGCGGTCCGCTCCGCCCTCACGGGACACCTTGTATTAAGCACTCTCCATACCAATGATGCACCCTCAGCTGTGACCCGTTTGACCGACATGGGGGTGGAGCCTTATCTGATTGCTTCCACTGTCCGTGCGGTTTTGGCCCAGCGACTCATTCGGAAATTGTGTCCCCACTGCAAAGAACCCTTTGTTCCACCGAAGCATCTTTTAAAGCGTCTGAACCTGGATCAGGACAAAGAGTATAATTTCTACCGGCCTGTGGGATGTATTCAGTGCCGGAATACGGGCTATCTGGGGCGTTTGGGTCTCTTTGAATTGTTAACCAACGACGAAAAACTTTCGGAAATGATTGTCAGCGAGGCCCCTCTGGATCAATTGCGGAATTATGCCGTTAAAAAGGGGATGGTGCGTTTGATGCATCAGGGTATTAAATTGGCAACGGAAGGAATTGTATCTCTTGAAGAAGTCCTTGAAATTACATCCATGGTCTGATCAACGGGGATTTACCCTCCTGGAGATTGTCCTGGTAATTATTCTCATGGGGATTCTGGTCGCTGTGGCCGTCCCCCGTTTTTTTAATACCGCAAATACAGGCAGGCAGGAAGCAGAAGAAACCATTGTGGCTCTTGTAAGGGCAGGAATAGACAGCCATTACAACCGGGCTGTTACCCGGGGCACCACGCCCCTTTATCCGGCCTCACTGGACGGAGCCTCAGACGGTGCGGCATCCCCATCCAATCCCTTTTTTACCAATGTCCTCAACCAGCCCGTGACAGACAACTGGACCAAGAGCGGCAACACCTATACGGGGCCTGCCGGGAATGTCTATACTTATAATTCAGGCACGGGGACTTTTCAATAATGCCAACATTTGAATACAAAATACTGGGGAAAAACGGAGTTCCCCGGACCGAAACCGGGGAGGGACCGGGAAAGAAAGAGATGCTTTCCATGTTGGAAAGCCAGGGATACATGGTTCTTTCCATCAAGGAAGTCAAAGGCGGGGGCGGTAAAGGCGGTACAAAATTCGGTGAAAAAATCAAGCCGGAGGATATTAGTCTTTTTACCGACCAGTTGGCTACCATGCTTAAGGCCGGTGTTCCCCTGGTCACCAGCCTGGAAGCCATTCATTCCCAGGTCTCCAATGAAAAATTCAAAGGTATTTTATATGAAATCATCGGGGATGTGAATTCGGGGTACTCTC
This window contains:
- the tadA gene encoding Flp pilus assembly complex ATPase component TadA, which produces MPAIKMKKPLGQLLLDSRKITQEQLNEALRYQSENGVYFGKALIELGYISDQDLTQFLAEQMDIPFVKLDDLTIDKEIIRLVPEEMARKYQIVPLFKIGGQLSVATADPLNVESIDTVSKYTGMDLDLVLATEADIEYAVEVYYGKSKKMEGLSEDNIEFEIEEIERQREEAKDEENIGNSKVIEAVNTMLTQAIDMGVSDIHFEPREKDVRIRFRVDGTLFENYTLPKTFQASVASRLKVMCNMDISENRKPQDGRIRFKKDNKRVSLRVSTYPTYFGEKIVMRLLDKEKNQIDLKDMGFSREVLQQWLDLIRMPNGIILVTGPTGSGKTTTLYSTLSTLNTVSKNIITVEDPIEYELDDINQGQVNPKIGVTFSSALRAILRQDPDIIMIGELRDQETVELAVRSALTGHLVLSTLHTNDAPSAVTRLTDMGVEPYLIASTVRAVLAQRLIRKLCPHCKEPFVPPKHLLKRLNLDQDKEYNFYRPVGCIQCRNTGYLGRLGLFELLTNDEKLSEMIVSEAPLDQLRNYAVKKGMVRLMHQGIKLATEGIVSLEEVLEITSMV
- a CDS encoding type II secretion system protein; translation: MKLHPWSDQRGFTLLEIVLVIILMGILVAVAVPRFFNTANTGRQEAEETIVALVRAGIDSHYNRAVTRGTTPLYPASLDGASDGAASPSNPFFTNVLNQPVTDNWTKSGNTYTGPAGNVYTYNSGTGTFQ